Proteins found in one Amycolatopsis aidingensis genomic segment:
- a CDS encoding MinD/ParA family ATP-binding protein yields MTTLAVALAAQWPHAESTRRLVAEVDPAGGDLAMRFRLPAIPGLVSLAAAARRTRDPAVVWDHTCALPGGVRVLVAPPNGAHARAALAILATTPGGSLVHALARDAGVVVLADCGRVDPGSPAEVIARRADALVLVTGTHAEDLAHTAARLGDLARWTPRPGLLLVGDGYPTVDVQRELGVPAIGRIPHDPAAAAALAGHRPPPGRRQGHGGLARQAAALARALAGPAAPAALPSVNAAAAVPGVTAQQVRQPGGAMPPPGQGLHPLSPVRTPPQVGQPHRNGHQPSIAGKEPPT; encoded by the coding sequence GTGACCACTCTGGCCGTCGCGCTGGCTGCGCAGTGGCCGCACGCCGAGAGCACACGCCGTCTGGTTGCCGAGGTCGATCCTGCCGGCGGGGATCTGGCGATGCGGTTCCGCCTTCCTGCCATACCAGGGCTGGTTAGTCTCGCTGCCGCCGCGCGCCGCACCCGTGATCCTGCGGTGGTGTGGGACCACACCTGCGCCCTGCCCGGTGGTGTCCGTGTGCTGGTGGCCCCGCCTAACGGGGCGCATGCCCGCGCTGCGCTGGCCATCCTGGCCACGACCCCCGGCGGGTCACTGGTGCACGCCCTCGCTCGCGATGCGGGGGTGGTGGTGCTGGCGGATTGCGGTCGTGTCGATCCGGGGTCCCCGGCCGAGGTGATCGCGCGCCGCGCGGACGCGCTGGTTCTGGTGACCGGAACCCACGCCGAGGATCTCGCGCACACCGCTGCGCGTTTGGGTGACCTGGCCCGCTGGACCCCGCGGCCCGGGTTACTGCTCGTTGGCGACGGCTACCCGACCGTCGATGTGCAGCGCGAGTTGGGTGTGCCCGCGATTGGCCGGATCCCGCACGACCCGGCCGCTGCCGCCGCCTTGGCCGGGCACCGGCCACCGCCAGGCCGCCGCCAGGGCCACGGTGGCCTCGCCCGCCAGGCTGCCGCCCTCGCCCGAGCCCTGGCCGGACCTGCTGCCCCAGCCGCCTTGCCGTCGGTGAACGCGGCGGCTGCCGTGCCGGGAGTGACGGCCCAGCAGGTGCGCCAGCCCGGCGGCGCGATGCCCCCGCCTGGGCAGGGACTTCACCCGCTGTCCCCGGTGCGCACGCCACCGCAGGTCGGTCAGCCGCATCGCAACGGCCACCAGCCCAGTATCGCCGGGAAGGAGCCACCCACATGA
- a CDS encoding CpaF family protein — protein MTRTDHPPGPPAAPDGGGDAEQRLRARLRQVLTTDLPGRVEAAIRTGEGSLSLARRREIGREVLDAAVAAQSEAELLAGRALVDSATEQRVVEQVLDEVFGLGGLQPLLADPSVETIAVNRYDRVFVQYNDGRRAQVAPVAASDKELTDLIRTLAARASSEERRFDRGSPALNLQLPGGERLFAVLGLTAGGVTACTIRRHGYLTATLAQLRRRGTLDVGLERFLRALVRARKNVLITGGTGAGKTTLLRGLASEMDPRERIVTVEDAFELGLGLDPELHADVTALQSREPNVEGEGAIDQAELVRWGLRMSPDRVIVGEIRGAEVIPMCNAMSQGNDGSMATLHASSSKIAFTRLASYAAQGPERLPLEATALLVASAVHFVVHLDRAADRATRVIASVREVVDAEAGSVISNEVYRRGPDRRAVPVAGALRADTLDDLVAAGFDADLLACPEGWWTP, from the coding sequence ATGACCCGGACCGACCATCCACCTGGGCCTCCCGCCGCGCCCGACGGTGGGGGTGATGCCGAGCAGCGGCTGCGTGCCCGGTTGCGGCAGGTGCTGACCACAGACCTGCCCGGCCGGGTCGAGGCCGCCATCCGCACCGGCGAGGGCTCGTTGAGTCTCGCTCGGCGCCGGGAGATCGGCCGCGAGGTCCTCGATGCCGCGGTCGCCGCGCAGAGTGAGGCCGAGTTACTTGCCGGGCGCGCCTTGGTGGACTCGGCCACCGAGCAGCGTGTGGTCGAGCAGGTGCTGGACGAGGTGTTCGGCCTGGGCGGGCTGCAGCCGTTGCTGGCCGATCCGTCGGTGGAGACGATCGCGGTCAACCGCTACGACCGGGTGTTCGTTCAGTACAACGATGGCCGCCGGGCTCAGGTCGCGCCGGTGGCGGCGTCCGATAAGGAGCTCACCGATCTGATCCGCACGCTCGCGGCACGCGCTTCGTCGGAGGAGCGCCGGTTCGACCGCGGCTCACCCGCGCTGAACCTGCAACTGCCCGGTGGTGAACGGCTCTTCGCGGTGCTGGGGCTGACCGCGGGCGGGGTGACGGCGTGCACGATCCGGCGGCACGGTTACCTCACCGCCACCCTCGCGCAGCTGCGCCGCCGCGGCACACTCGATGTCGGGCTGGAGCGGTTCCTGCGCGCGCTGGTGCGGGCGCGCAAGAACGTGCTGATCACCGGCGGCACCGGGGCCGGGAAAACCACGCTGCTGCGGGGACTGGCCTCGGAGATGGACCCACGGGAGCGGATCGTCACCGTCGAGGACGCCTTCGAGCTCGGCCTCGGGCTCGACCCTGAGCTGCACGCCGACGTCACCGCCCTGCAGTCCCGCGAGCCCAACGTGGAGGGCGAGGGCGCGATCGACCAGGCCGAACTGGTGCGCTGGGGGCTGCGCATGTCGCCGGACCGCGTGATCGTCGGCGAGATCCGCGGCGCCGAGGTCATCCCGATGTGCAACGCGATGAGCCAGGGCAACGACGGCTCCATGGCCACCCTGCACGCGAGCAGTTCGAAGATCGCGTTCACTCGGCTTGCCTCCTACGCCGCGCAGGGCCCGGAGCGGCTTCCGCTGGAGGCCACCGCGCTGCTCGTCGCGTCGGCGGTGCATTTCGTGGTGCACCTGGACCGTGCTGCCGACCGCGCGACGCGGGTGATCGCCTCGGTCCGCGAGGTGGTCGACGCCGAGGCCGGTTCGGTGATCTCCAACGAGGTCTACCGCCGTGGCCCGGATCGCCGTGCCGTGCCGGTGGCCGGGGCGTTGCGCGCGGACACCCTCGACGACCTGGTCGCGGCCGGTTTCGATGCGGACCTGCTCGCCTGCCCGGAGGGGTGGTGGACGCCATGA
- a CDS encoding type II secretion system F family protein has product MSIDTMTVVAAALGLGAVVGLLLITAWYPTVAVLAPWRGVGWLRAVRGRVGDRRALLRVTVVVGAGVLTGAVTGWVVGAVLAAAAVWFLPRLVGPDRAHKHRVARIEAIASWTEMLRDVLSAAAGLEQAILATAPFAPAAIRGEVATLAARLEGGQRLAPALRALARELDDATADLVLAALVLAAEHQARQLGELLGSLASTARGQAAMRMRVETGRARTRTSVRVIVATTLAFAAGVVVFNRAYLDVYNTAAGQVVLLGIGGLFAVGFAWLARIATSGRQTRALALDAPRVTAAPDGGEATVGGGERA; this is encoded by the coding sequence ATGAGCATCGACACCATGACGGTTGTGGCCGCCGCTCTGGGTCTGGGCGCTGTCGTCGGTCTGTTGCTGATCACCGCTTGGTACCCAACCGTGGCGGTGTTGGCCCCCTGGCGTGGTGTGGGCTGGCTGCGTGCCGTGCGTGGCCGGGTAGGTGACCGGCGTGCGCTGCTGCGCGTGACGGTGGTCGTCGGGGCGGGTGTGCTGACCGGGGCGGTGACCGGGTGGGTGGTCGGCGCCGTGCTGGCCGCCGCTGCGGTGTGGTTCCTGCCCCGGCTGGTCGGCCCGGACCGCGCCCACAAACACCGGGTCGCCCGGATCGAGGCGATCGCCTCGTGGACGGAGATGCTGCGCGACGTGCTGTCCGCGGCGGCCGGGCTCGAGCAAGCCATCCTCGCCACCGCGCCGTTCGCGCCGGCGGCGATCCGCGGCGAGGTCGCCACGCTGGCCGCTCGCCTGGAAGGCGGGCAGCGCCTGGCGCCGGCACTGCGGGCCTTGGCGCGCGAGCTGGACGACGCGACCGCGGACTTGGTGCTCGCTGCCCTGGTCTTGGCCGCCGAGCACCAGGCTCGCCAGCTCGGCGAGTTGCTCGGCTCGCTGGCGAGCACCGCCCGCGGGCAGGCCGCGATGCGGATGCGGGTGGAGACCGGCCGGGCACGGACCCGCACGTCGGTGCGGGTCATCGTCGCCACCACCCTCGCGTTCGCCGCCGGGGTCGTGGTGTTCAACCGCGCCTATCTCGATGTCTACAACACCGCCGCCGGCCAGGTCGTCCTGCTAGGTATCGGCGGCCTGTTCGCCGTCGGGTTCGCCTGGCTCGCCCGGATCGCCACCAGCGGAAGGCAGACACGGGCGCTAGCCCTCGACGCCCCCCGCGTGACCGCAGCGCCGGACGGTGGCGAGGCGACGGTCGGCGGAGGTGAGCGCGCATGA
- a CDS encoding type II secretion system F family protein: MIPALVFGAGAGVGLWLLLTWVLPPRPALSDRLAGVSTRAPAAPILGTADAAWVRTWGRLFVPGLRMLGLPGAKIEADLRVTGRGTDTHLASKALLAVAGLLAPWLLQALLALAGLSLGAQAPLGAGLALAVLGFLAPDLDVRAKATRLRREFREALSAFLDLVWITLAGGAGVEAALGDAATVGQGPAFDKIRRALHAAQLTRTTPWNTLRQLGEELDITELSELAASISLAGTEGARVRASLAAKAHALRIHQLADAETDAQAATERMALPVTLLFLGFLGFIAYPAVIQVLNGL, translated from the coding sequence ATGATTCCCGCTCTCGTCTTCGGTGCCGGTGCGGGTGTCGGCCTGTGGCTGCTGCTGACCTGGGTCCTGCCGCCTCGCCCGGCCTTGAGCGACCGCCTCGCCGGGGTGAGCACGCGTGCGCCGGCGGCGCCGATCCTGGGCACGGCGGACGCCGCCTGGGTGCGGACCTGGGGCCGGTTGTTCGTGCCGGGGTTGCGGATGCTCGGCCTGCCCGGCGCGAAGATCGAGGCCGATCTGCGCGTCACCGGCCGCGGCACCGACACCCACCTGGCCTCCAAGGCCCTGCTCGCCGTGGCCGGGCTGCTGGCGCCGTGGCTGCTGCAAGCCCTCCTGGCCCTGGCAGGGCTGTCGCTGGGGGCGCAGGCGCCGCTGGGGGCCGGGCTCGCGCTCGCCGTACTGGGCTTCCTGGCCCCTGATCTCGACGTCCGTGCCAAGGCCACCCGGCTGCGGCGAGAGTTCCGCGAGGCGCTGTCGGCGTTCCTCGACCTGGTCTGGATCACCCTCGCCGGAGGGGCCGGGGTCGAGGCCGCTCTCGGTGACGCCGCGACCGTCGGGCAGGGTCCGGCGTTCGACAAGATCCGCCGCGCGCTGCACGCCGCGCAGCTGACCCGCACCACCCCGTGGAACACCCTGCGCCAGCTCGGTGAGGAACTCGACATCACCGAGCTGTCCGAACTCGCCGCCTCGATCTCCCTGGCGGGCACCGAAGGCGCCCGGGTACGCGCCTCCTTGGCCGCGAAAGCCCACGCCCTGCGCATCCACCAGCTCGCTGACGCCGAAACCGATGCCCAGGCCGCCACCGAACGTATGGCCCTGCCGGTGACGCTGCTGTTCCTCGGTTTCCTGGGATTCATCGCCTACCCCGCGGTGATCCAGGTCCTCAATGGACTGTAA
- a CDS encoding TadE/TadG family type IV pilus assembly protein, which translates to MRVRSRRVTERVRGALRGDRGAVTVELVLATPLLLLALLAIIQFAVWSHATHVAQAAASQALAAARTQDGTTSAGQAAGQRLLADLAAGPLREPHITVSRSPAVVSVSVRGEATAVLPGVHLHVHAEAFGEVERFVPDTAP; encoded by the coding sequence ATGCGCGTTCGCTCCCGCCGGGTGACTGAGCGTGTCCGGGGCGCGCTGCGCGGAGACCGGGGCGCGGTCACCGTCGAGCTGGTGCTGGCCACCCCGCTGCTGTTGCTGGCGTTGCTGGCGATCATCCAGTTCGCCGTGTGGTCGCATGCCACCCACGTCGCCCAGGCCGCCGCCTCCCAGGCACTGGCCGCGGCACGGACCCAGGATGGCACCACCAGCGCCGGGCAGGCGGCCGGGCAGCGCTTGCTCGCCGACCTCGCCGCCGGGCCCCTGCGCGAGCCCCACATCACCGTTTCCCGCAGCCCGGCCGTGGTGTCGGTAAGTGTCCGTGGCGAGGCCACCGCGGTCCTACCCGGCGTGCATTTGCACGTGCACGCCGAAGCGTTCGGTGAGGTCGAACGGTTCGTGCCCGACACCGCGCCCTGA